The sequence CAATTTAACAAAGAACACTAAAAACAACTTGCAGTATGTTTCTCTCTAGTTACCTTGAAGTGTTTAAGTACTTTAAGTagatattgtatttttttaagaaGGCAGTTTTGCATGgcctttattttatataaaaacagtATATTATTGTGCATTTAATTGTTAACATTTGTATTTTAAGCTAGTAATGGTAAATAAACAGGTTTTGAATTTGGACTGTGTATTGAGATCGATTGAATCAGAGAGACAGTTTTAAATGACCCCCCAACATCAGGGCTACCACAGCCTAACAGCTCTAGCCACTCATAACTTTTTTTTGCAGATATTCAGCTTCTGTTTTCCTTTGCTTAATTACATGCTCCATTCCAAACATTGGTGCACCTTTTGACTGGAGTTGTGTAAAGCTGTGTTTTTCTTTGTATAGTAACCAGGCTGTGGGGGGAAATAAATGAGCTGAGGGATGGAATTACAGAGCCCTAGTGAGGACACTCAGTGTCTTGGAAGCATGAGCTCCGTATACTATATGCCAGCATTACTTCATCTGCCACTGATGTGGAATGTAGCAGCTATTTAACATTACACTGCAGTGTACAGATCCAAACAGATCAAGACATCAATAAAAAATCTGACATAAAAGAAACTACATGGGAATTTTAGGTTAAAAGAATGCAATTATTaaaattgcatccgatgaagtgagctaaaagaaaaggagtacttgtggcaccttagagactaaccgatttatttgagcataagctttcgtgagctacagctcacttcatcagatgcatactgtggaaagtgtagaagatgaagtgaactgtagctcacaaaaccttatcctcaaataaatttgttagtctttaaggtgttacaagtactccttttctttttgcggatacagactaacacggcagctactctgaaaccaattattCTTGTTAGCCCTAATGTCCTAGACAGATCCTCAATACTCTCTACTCTAACAAAAATGCTTTCTCGATATAACAGCCAAGCAATAAGGGCCTTGGTTTTATCTCAAAGACAGCAGCATGGTATTCGAGCACTAACACAATACTGACTCGGAAAAGTGTGCCCTGTGGTGCTTCAGGTCTTCCTGCTGTACACAGGTTTTCATTTAAAGGTCTTCCATCCAAACTCTGACCCCGTTTAGCCTATGTAATCTGACGACAGTGCCACAGCCAATGAGGAACAGTCTGTCTGGTTAGgctttttctgttcattaaaggatctagtccaggggttctcacaacaaaatttttgatggcctcagagtgcggccactaactcttgctggtggccgctctgacagTGTTTCCTAAAATACTTTAGGAAACACAAAtgaatatgcacatatacatgtccaaatcattgtaatttatttatgtaggatttttttttgtagaCTCAATAATAAACATAATAAACAGTTGTCtttattctttactggacctaagcagaatagaaatacaaataaggtgctttgcatgttcttgtcttttttcttattgtttcttttgtatttttggttgctttttttttttttttttagacttgctagctactaagtctgctgtgaaaagtgatattagcaaacacaaaacatcacttttcacagcagatttactcagccctggcaagcccggGGACAAATtgagccctggatggggaggtgggtaaggaggcagtgggagccaggggcaatggggcactaggggaggcagcagggaccagATGTGATGGGAGGGGTGGTGAGCTCAAGGAATGAAGCCCAAAGccctctggctggagcctgctATGTGCaactccagggctgaagcccaacccCACCGCAACCCTGGGAAGGTGGGAAACTCACTGgttgcctgctcctccagcttgtGAGTCCCCAGAGAGAGGccactgcttccccccaccccaagccaccCAAGAGGCTGtagctgcaagaaaagcccctggtggccacatttgagaaacactgaaagTCCATTCTACTGTGTCAGAGGCTGCCTCTTCAGAAGTGTGGCTAAGGAGATGTGACAGTGATTccactgggagggtggggtccttgcagagCCCGCTGTGAGTCAAGAACCCCTTAATGCCAACTGGGTTACAGGAATATCCAGACACTGGTATGtgcattctggttcaccaaagaatgttgTGTGaagttttaaattaaagctggGGTCACACTGGTCATTACTAGCATTGCAAATATATGTTTAGGTATTCAAAATATGTTTGTAGATTCTATATCACAGCAGAGGTGGAGAAATAGGCTTTCTGTTAGACGAGAGATGATTATTCACCTGTCTCTCAGTCTGGATGTTAGTTAAGCATTGTAAGCAAACACAATGGATGCTCATTTACAtatgtttcagaatagcagccgtgttagtctgtatccgcaaaaatttgttagtctctaaggtgccacaagtactcctgttccatTCACATATGAAATCAACAGATAAATGTGAAGTCAGCAGCAGTAACCAGGAAAATTAAGCCATGAGTGGTTATCCCATCTGAGTAGAGTGTGCACTTTGGGGATATAAGTAGAAGGCAAAGATGACACACCCTTTATCCTGCACCTAGGAGATAAACAGACAGTGCATTtaacattcatgaaaatgggaccTCAGCCAACCTTGGCTCAAATGCTGCAGAGGACTTTGAGGGGTGAGAGAAACTTCTtgagccctgatctacactaggactttaggtcgaatttagcagcgttaaatcgatgtaaacctgcacccgtcctcacgatgaagccctttttttcgacttaaagggctcttaaaatcgatttccttactccacccctgacaagtggattagtgcttaaattggccttgctaggtcgaatttggggtactgtggacgcaattagatggtattggcctccgggagctatcccagagtgctctattgtgaccactctggacagcactctcaactcagatgcactggtcaggtagacaggaaaaggctcgcaaacttttgaatttcaatttccggtttgcatggtcacctgcagcttgccatgctggccagagctcatcagcagaggtgaccatgcagagctcatcagcagaggtgaccatgatggagtcccagaatcacaaaagagctccagcatggaccgaacgggaggtacgggatctgactgctgtatggggagaggaatccgtgctatcagaactccgttccagttttcgaaatgccaaaacatttgtcaaaatctaccagggcatgaaggacagaggccataagagggacctgaagcagtgccgcgtgaaacttaaggagctgaggcaagcctatcagaaaaccagagaggcaaacggccgctccgggtcagagccccaaacatgccgcttctatgatgagctgcatgccattttagggggttcagccaccactaccccagccgtgttgtttgactccttcaatggagatggaggcaacacagaagcaggtttttgggacgaggaagatgatgatgaagaagtggtagatagctcacagaaagcaagcagagaaaccggttttcccgacagccaggaactgtttctcaccctggacctggagccagtaccccctgaacccacccaaggctgcctcccagacccaccaggcgaagaagggacctctggtgagtgtaccttttaaaatactatacatggtttaaaagcaagcatgcgaaaggattaatttgccctggcatttgcggctctcctggatgtactcccaaagcctttgcaaaaggtttctggggagggcagccttattgtgtccaccatggtaggacactttaccactccaggccagtagcacgtactcgggaatcattgtagaacaaagcattgcagtgtatgtttgctggcgttcaaacaacagccgttctttatctctctgtgttatcctcaggagagtgatatcattcatggtcacctggttgaaatagggtgcttttcttaaggggacattcagaggtgcccgttcctgctgggctgtttgcctacggctgaacagaaatgttccccgctgttagccacggggaggggctagccacgtggtggggggaggcaaaatgtgaccttggaacgaaagcacatgtgctgtgtatgtaatgttaacagcaaggtttaccgtgaaagagtatagccattgttctagaaaatgtgtctttttaaataccactgtctctttttttttccctccaccagctgcatgtgtttcaaggatcacaggatcttttccttcccagaggctagagaagattagaaggcgaaaaaaacacactcatgatgaaatgttctctgagctcatgctgtcctcccacactgacagagcacagacgaatgcgtggaggcagacaatgtcagagtgcaggaaagcacaaaatgaccaggaggagaggtggcgggctgaaaagagtaagtggcgggctgaagagagggctgaagctgaaaggtggcggcagcgtgatgagaggaggcaggattcaatgctgaggctgctggaggatcaaaccaatatgctccagcgtatggttgagctgcaggaaaggcagcaggagcacagaccgccgctacagtccctgtgtaaccaactgccctcctccccaagttcgatagcctcctcacccagacgcccaagaatgtggtgggggggcctctggccacccggccactccactccagaggattgcccaagcaacagaaggctggcattcaataagttttaaacttttaaagtgctgtgtggccttgtccttcccttcttcaccacccctcctggtgcttctctcctccaccacccctccagggctaccttggtagttatccccctatttgtgtgatgaatgagtaaagaatgcatgaatgtgaagcaacaatgactttattgcctctgcaagtggtgattgaagggaggaggggagggtggttagcttacagggaagtagagtgaaccaaggggtggggggggtttcatcaaggagaaacaaacagaactttcacagcatagtctgtccagtcatgaaactggttttcaaagcttctctgatgcgcactgcgccctcctgtgctcttctaaccaccctggtgtctggctgtgcgaaaccagcagccaggcgatttgcttcaacctcccaccccgccataaacgtctcccccttactctcacagatattgtggagcgcacagaaagcagtaataacagtgggaatattggtttcgctgaggtctaaccgagtcagtaaactgcgccagcgtgcttttaaatgtccaaatgcacattctaccaccattctgcacttgctcagcctgtagttgaacagctcctgactactgtccaggctgcctgtgtatggcttcatgagccaggccattaaggggtaggctgggtccccaaggataactataggcatttcaacatccccaatggttattttctggtctgggaataaagtcccttcttgcagcttttgaaacagaccagagtttctgaagatgcgagcatcatgtacctttcccggccatcccacgttgatgttggtgaaatgtcccttgtgatccaccagtgcttgcagcactattgaaaagtaccccttacagtttatgtactcgccggcttggtgctccggtgccaagatagggatatgggttccatctatggccccaccacagttaggggatcccaattgcagcaaagccatccactatgacctgcacatttcccagggtcactactcttgatatcagcagatctttgattgcattggctacttgcatcacagcagctcccacagtagatttgcccactccaaattgactcctgactgaccggtagctgtctggcattgcaagcttccacagggctattgccactcgcttctcaactgtgagggctgctctcatcttggtattcatgcacttcagggcaggggaaagcaagtcacaaagttccatgaaagtgcccttatgcatgcgaaagtttcgcaaccactggggattgtcccagacctgcaacactatgcggtcccaccagtctgtgcttgtttcccgagcccagaatcggcgttccaccgcatgaacctgccccattagcaccatgatgcccacattgccagggcccatgctttgagagaagtctgtgtccatgtcctcatcactcacgtcaccgcgctgacgtcgcctacttgtccggtatcgctttgccaggttctggtgctgcatatactgctggataatgcgcgtggtgtttaatgtgctcctaattgccaaagtgatctgagcaggctccatgcttgccgtcgtatggcgtctgcatggaaaaaaggcgcagaacgattgtcttcCGTTgtcctgacggagggaggggcgactgacaatatggcttacagggttggcttacagggaattaaaatcaacaaagggggtggctttgcgagaaactga is a genomic window of Lepidochelys kempii isolate rLepKem1 chromosome 1, rLepKem1.hap2, whole genome shotgun sequence containing:
- the PHETA2 gene encoding sesquipedalian-2 isoform X1 — translated: MQSSSAEVTMMESQNHKRAPAWTEREVRDLTAVWGEESVLSELRSSFRNAKTFVKIYQGMKDRGHKRDLKQCRVKLKELRQAYQKTREANGRSGSEPQTCRFYDELHAILGGSATTTPAVLFDSFNGDGGNTEAGFWDEEDDDEEVVDSSQKASRETGFPDSQELFLTLDLEPVPPEPTQGCLPDPPGEEGTSAACVSRITGSFPSQRLEKIRRRKKHTHDEMFSELMLSSHTDRAQTNAWRQTMSECRKAQNDQEERWRAEKSKWRAEERAEAERWRQRDERRQDSMLRLLEDQTNMLQRMVELQERQQEHRPPLQSLCNQLPSSPSSIASSPRRPRMWWGGLWPPGHSTPEDCPSNRRLAFNKF
- the PHETA2 gene encoding sesquipedalian-2 isoform X3, whose protein sequence is MKDRGHKRDLKQCRVKLKELRQAYQKTREANGRSGSEPQTCRFYDELHAILGGSATTTPAVLFDSFNGDGGNTEAGFWDEEDDDEEVVDSSQKASRETGFPDSQELFLTLDLEPVPPEPTQGCLPDPPGEEGTSAACVSRITGSFPSQRLEKIRRRKKHTHDEMFSELMLSSHTDRAQTNAWRQTMSECRKAQNDQEERWRAEKSKWRAEERAEAERWRQRDERRQDSMLRLLEDQTNMLQRMVELQERQQEHRPPLQSLCNQLPSSPSSIASSPRRPRMWWGGLWPPGHSTPEDCPSNRRLAFNKF